A window of the Haloarcula rubripromontorii genome harbors these coding sequences:
- a CDS encoding outer membrane protein assembly factor BamB family protein, protein MVATGTFASVAGCSSTCPDDGEPEPSHTVDPGIDNPGFETLPDGSWPLPRFDTANTGYAPVQLETTTPAVRWHANVSAAATGGDDTSASAAVVADETVVLATSTDIVALSLRDGSEQWRRALTPATVPSVVDIGDGAAPPVMANGRVFLATADGIAALRVADGAVVWRNTDTAGAGVPTVAAGALFVPTTDGVARFDIDDGHRQWTANVDGTRLAVADGTVVIAGEQIVAVDAATGAVQWKREDRPAGYPVVSDETVYVSDTYGDLLGRSLTDGTEQWRLDDRRSLESPVVTPESVYAIERPGESSSATFAFDRVDDGAPTPRWCSEIDLGGAVTAAAADAVFTFQRENGLTAFTTRFGEAVWQYPVEYQAVSVAVLDGGVVGVSPTGTVVALGGE, encoded by the coding sequence ATGGTCGCCACCGGAACATTCGCCAGCGTCGCTGGCTGTTCGTCGACGTGCCCCGACGACGGCGAGCCAGAGCCATCACACACCGTGGACCCGGGTATCGACAATCCCGGCTTCGAGACACTGCCCGACGGGTCGTGGCCCTTACCGCGGTTCGATACAGCGAACACAGGCTATGCGCCAGTCCAACTGGAAACAACGACACCAGCTGTTAGATGGCACGCAAATGTTTCTGCAGCCGCTACTGGCGGTGACGACACGAGTGCAAGCGCGGCCGTCGTCGCCGACGAAACTGTCGTGCTGGCGACTTCGACCGACATCGTCGCGCTGTCGCTCCGTGACGGATCGGAACAGTGGCGGCGTGCGCTCACACCGGCGACAGTTCCGTCGGTGGTCGACATTGGAGACGGCGCAGCGCCGCCAGTGATGGCCAACGGCCGTGTTTTTCTCGCGACGGCGGACGGTATCGCAGCGCTCAGAGTTGCGGACGGCGCTGTTGTGTGGCGAAACACTGACACAGCGGGGGCAGGCGTTCCGACAGTGGCTGCTGGTGCACTGTTCGTTCCCACGACTGATGGGGTGGCGAGATTTGATATCGACGACGGGCACCGGCAGTGGACGGCAAATGTCGATGGAACGAGGCTGGCCGTGGCCGATGGCACCGTCGTTATCGCTGGTGAGCAGATAGTGGCGGTAGACGCCGCAACCGGTGCGGTCCAGTGGAAACGCGAAGATCGACCTGCTGGATATCCTGTCGTGTCCGATGAGACGGTCTATGTGAGCGATACGTACGGTGACCTGCTCGGCCGCTCGCTCACAGACGGGACAGAGCAGTGGCGGCTCGACGACAGACGGTCACTTGAGTCCCCGGTCGTGACGCCCGAGAGCGTGTATGCAATTGAGCGTCCCGGTGAGTCCTCCAGTGCGACGTTTGCCTTCGACCGCGTCGATGACGGCGCACCGACGCCCCGGTGGTGCTCGGAAATCGATCTTGGTGGCGCAGTGACTGCCGCGGCTGCTGATGCCGTGTTTACGTTCCAGCGCGAGAATGGTCTCACCGCGTTCACTACGCGCTTTGGTGAGGCAGTGTGGCAGTATCCTGTCGAGTATCAGGCTGTCTCAGTGGCAGTACTCGACGGTGGGGTCGTGGGCGTCTCTCCGACTGGAACTGTCGTGGCTCTTGGAGGTGAGTGA
- a CDS encoding CDP-alcohol phosphatidyltransferase family protein, producing MAEQHGDGAIPVELSVIGGFVIAGIVGVLFPADAMTHWLFHPAVVAGCCWAGQLWYVGRTVSVTPATGDPWRYTFGIANTVTLLRGGLYAVVAGFLVVPVTTELVWVPAACYGAGVVLDRLDGTVARTVGKQTQLGTRLDMAFDTFGFVVAPLVAVLWGQLPALYLSLSAARYVYVAGIRWRRYRNRPVFERPDSNLGKYLAGVQMAFITAALVPTAPTGLVFRLTPVVIAPSLMVFLRDFLVASGRLPREWFDRQR from the coding sequence ATGGCCGAGCAACACGGTGACGGTGCAATCCCCGTCGAACTTTCGGTGATCGGCGGGTTCGTTATCGCCGGGATTGTCGGCGTGCTGTTCCCCGCAGACGCGATGACCCATTGGCTGTTCCACCCGGCGGTCGTCGCAGGCTGTTGCTGGGCCGGACAGCTCTGGTACGTCGGCCGAACGGTCAGTGTCACGCCGGCTACCGGTGACCCCTGGCGCTACACCTTTGGGATTGCAAACACCGTGACGCTACTTCGCGGCGGGCTTTATGCCGTCGTCGCTGGCTTTCTCGTGGTGCCGGTGACGACCGAGCTCGTCTGGGTCCCAGCGGCCTGCTACGGCGCTGGGGTCGTACTCGATAGGCTCGATGGCACCGTCGCCCGAACCGTCGGCAAACAGACCCAGCTGGGCACGCGGTTAGACATGGCTTTCGACACTTTCGGGTTCGTGGTTGCACCGCTTGTCGCAGTCCTCTGGGGCCAGCTCCCCGCCCTGTACCTCTCACTGTCGGCTGCTCGCTACGTCTACGTCGCCGGGATTCGCTGGCGGCGCTACCGAAACCGGCCCGTCTTCGAGCGGCCTGACAGCAACCTCGGGAAGTATCTCGCCGGCGTCCAGATGGCGTTTATTACCGCCGCGCTCGTCCCTACCGCGCCGACGGGACTAGTCTTCAGACTCACACCGGTCGTCATTGCACCGTCGCTGATGGTGTTCCTCCGTGACTTCCTCGTCGCTAGCGGTCGACTTCCTCGGGAGTGGTTCGACCGGCAGCGTTGA
- a CDS encoding DCC1-like thiol-disulfide oxidoreductase family protein → MARFSSVLIYDGECPYCSVAAKALERLDDIGAISWYDESAQSFLTAQFDEPPFAMVLVDRPTKRVYAGRAAAEELAGRAGLPDLVGSLVRENYEKIAHVVGLASGRGREPDDVHERYRLTDDARDCFDTLAEDAVDRDIRTDA, encoded by the coding sequence ATGGCCCGTTTTAGCTCCGTACTCATCTACGACGGCGAGTGTCCGTACTGTTCGGTGGCTGCGAAAGCCCTCGAACGGCTTGACGATATCGGCGCGATCTCGTGGTACGACGAGTCGGCGCAGTCGTTTCTGACGGCCCAGTTTGACGAGCCGCCGTTTGCGATGGTACTGGTCGATCGGCCGACCAAGCGGGTGTACGCGGGGCGGGCAGCCGCCGAAGAGCTCGCCGGTCGCGCCGGACTCCCCGATCTTGTCGGCTCGCTCGTCAGAGAGAACTACGAGAAAATCGCGCACGTCGTTGGGCTGGCGAGTGGGCGGGGGAGAGAACCGGACGATGTCCACGAGCGATATCGGCTGACAGATGATGCCAGGGATTGCTTCGACACGCTCGCGGAGGACGCCGTTGACCGAGATATCCGCACCGACGCGTGA
- a CDS encoding heavy-metal-associated domain-containing protein: MSTTLAVEGMSCGHCEQAVEEAIEALAGVQGADADRDAEQVSVDGDISVERLIAAVEDAGYDAEA, translated from the coding sequence ATGTCCACGACATTGGCTGTTGAAGGAATGAGTTGCGGTCACTGTGAGCAGGCCGTTGAGGAGGCCATCGAAGCACTGGCTGGAGTGCAAGGCGCTGACGCCGACAGAGATGCCGAACAGGTGTCTGTCGACGGCGACATCAGCGTAGAGCGACTCATCGCCGCTGTGGAGGACGCGGGGTACGACGCTGAAGCTTGA
- a CDS encoding pyridoxamine 5'-phosphate oxidase family protein: MSSDFQPLLGAEVEDSVIDEVLTERGVGVLSMAAEGVPYGVPLSFGYDGEDTLYFVFLGATTELRKETYAEQTDVASFSTFDIGPDGAWRSVIVAGSLNRIEIDEWDTARESLADNAYQSNLLSEYELQENPNVWALEIRERSGRAVGQQ; this comes from the coding sequence ATGAGTTCAGATTTCCAACCCTTACTGGGCGCAGAGGTGGAAGATTCGGTCATCGATGAGGTGCTAACAGAGAGAGGCGTTGGTGTGTTGTCGATGGCTGCCGAGGGAGTGCCATATGGCGTGCCGCTATCCTTCGGATACGACGGTGAGGACACCCTATACTTCGTGTTTCTGGGCGCAACCACCGAACTCCGAAAAGAGACGTATGCGGAGCAAACTGATGTGGCAAGCTTTAGCACCTTCGACATTGGTCCAGACGGTGCATGGCGGAGTGTAATCGTCGCCGGATCGCTCAACCGCATCGAAATCGACGAGTGGGACACCGCACGTGAGTCACTCGCTGATAACGCGTATCAGTCAAATCTGCTTTCAGAGTACGAACTACAGGAAAATCCCAATGTGTGGGCATTGGAAATCCGAGAGCGGTCAGGCCGCGCTGTCGGGCAGCAGTGA
- a CDS encoding DUF7475 family protein, whose product MTATETQGRSLDVASLDSRHWLGIVAALVSAAIHLLLGIRLAPSGLGISFILAGLGFLGGVALVGLGIRRRLVYAVGVPFTLVQILLWYYVNFAAGPKSFPTDIGTLGAVDKVAQLVLLAVLVALLR is encoded by the coding sequence ATGACCGCGACGGAGACACAGGGACGTTCACTCGACGTAGCTTCGCTGGACAGCCGACACTGGCTCGGTATCGTGGCGGCACTGGTCTCGGCGGCGATACACCTCCTGCTCGGTATCAGGCTGGCCCCGTCCGGTCTGGGTATCAGCTTCATCCTCGCGGGGCTTGGGTTTCTGGGCGGTGTCGCGCTGGTCGGCCTGGGTATTCGCCGTCGCCTCGTCTACGCCGTCGGCGTTCCGTTCACGCTCGTCCAGATTCTGCTGTGGTACTACGTCAATTTCGCCGCCGGGCCGAAATCGTTCCCGACTGATATCGGGACACTGGGTGCGGTCGACAAGGTCGCACAGCTTGTCCTGCTGGCGGTCCTCGTTGCGCTGTTGCGATGA
- a CDS encoding DUF6498-containing protein, whose translation MPSARRVLRTEDSRRTELLGTIASNSLPIVGVAFLDWSAAALLFLYWFELGVDSVWALVRAVFAGRPPTIETGTLLIGPLAERQFALSVPRTDLRVYLTTMLALPVTVLILAGVWLFTGALLIGPLPEPSTETVTGVLLATVGIFVVTGVTTVRNYFYNGAYRKHNSATAFGGLLPRMITVFFGGILTLTLITAATEGPEAELGSLDPTVVGLPMVLMIVCFKFASDLLGVYSDRLAVYFKSYDQEYGWQRAPSKARSVDGTLAEVSERLRPVRWGRVIGGPLRFPHHPGSMFLCGMGLLVAVLFAIGGAWDIVAVIVVASVSIPVLLLCLDQLLRYGAIEYRIDADNGVLIAYDRLFGTALWRIESWEERSLRVEKTPLDSLFGTETVTIEHADGEYILPHLSDAAPVVAVFDRQPERSEQILPGRASLLS comes from the coding sequence ATGCCCTCCGCCAGACGGGTTCTCCGGACAGAGGATAGCCGTCGGACAGAACTACTTGGCACCATCGCCTCGAATTCGCTTCCGATTGTTGGCGTTGCGTTCCTTGACTGGAGTGCGGCTGCATTGCTGTTTCTGTACTGGTTTGAGCTTGGCGTCGACTCGGTCTGGGCACTCGTCCGGGCAGTGTTCGCTGGCCGCCCGCCGACTATCGAGACTGGCACCCTACTTATCGGGCCACTGGCGGAACGACAGTTCGCCCTCTCTGTCCCGCGAACCGATCTGCGGGTCTATCTCACGACGATGCTTGCGCTTCCAGTTACCGTTCTCATCCTGGCAGGGGTCTGGTTGTTTACTGGGGCCCTCCTCATCGGTCCACTGCCGGAGCCTAGCACAGAGACGGTAACTGGTGTACTGCTGGCAACGGTCGGTATTTTCGTTGTAACGGGTGTGACAACGGTGCGAAACTACTTCTACAACGGCGCGTATCGGAAACACAACTCGGCGACAGCCTTTGGTGGCCTGTTACCGCGGATGATAACTGTCTTTTTTGGGGGGATACTCACTCTGACGCTCATAACAGCAGCCACAGAGGGGCCTGAAGCAGAACTCGGCAGTCTTGACCCGACTGTCGTCGGGTTGCCGATGGTACTCATGATCGTCTGTTTCAAATTCGCATCTGACCTCCTGGGTGTCTACAGCGACCGTCTTGCCGTCTATTTCAAGTCGTACGATCAGGAATACGGCTGGCAAAGGGCCCCATCGAAAGCACGATCTGTCGACGGAACGCTGGCTGAGGTTTCTGAACGCCTTCGCCCGGTTCGCTGGGGACGAGTCATCGGTGGCCCCCTCCGATTTCCACATCACCCGGGAAGCATGTTTCTCTGCGGCATGGGGCTTCTCGTTGCGGTTCTGTTTGCAATTGGGGGCGCATGGGACATCGTTGCCGTGATTGTTGTCGCAAGCGTTAGCATCCCGGTTCTCCTGCTGTGTCTCGATCAGCTATTGCGATACGGGGCGATCGAATACCGAATCGACGCTGACAACGGTGTCCTCATCGCATACGACCGTCTGTTTGGCACGGCACTCTGGCGCATCGAATCGTGGGAGGAACGTAGCCTCCGCGTCGAGAAGACACCGCTTGATTCGCTGTTCGGCACAGAGACAGTTACTATCGAACACGCTGATGGCGAATACATACTGCCACACCTGTCTGATGCCGCCCCAGTTGTCGCGGTGTTTGACCGACAACCCGAACGTTCAGAGCAGATACTCCCCGGTCGGGCCAGTCTATTGTCATAA
- a CDS encoding MTH865 family protein, protein MTADTAEQLRAELEAVFTNADYPVEEPMELVPALPDGPGTTFEAGDIRVGVMDFGAEYAEYQEYPYETAEALIDDLMTGFREEGLFD, encoded by the coding sequence ATGACAGCAGATACTGCCGAGCAGCTCAGAGCTGAATTAGAGGCGGTCTTCACGAACGCAGACTATCCCGTCGAAGAACCGATGGAACTGGTGCCGGCCCTGCCGGACGGTCCGGGTACGACATTCGAGGCAGGAGACATACGCGTCGGGGTGATGGACTTCGGCGCAGAGTACGCCGAGTATCAAGAGTATCCCTACGAGACGGCGGAGGCTCTCATCGACGACCTGATGACCGGGTTTCGGGAAGAAGGGCTGTTCGACTGA